The Streptomyces sp. NBC_00459 DNA segment CCCCGGTCTACTCCTCCGACGAGGTCTTCGACGCCCTGGACACCCTGGTCGAGGAGGGCCGCATCGCGCGCTACGGCGTCAGCGTCGAGACCTGCGAGGAGGCGCTCACCGCGATCGCCCGCCCGGGTGTGACCAGTGTGCAGATCATCCTCAACGCGTTCCGCATGAAGCCCCTGGCCGAGGTGCTCCCCGCCGCGGAGAAGGCGGGCGTCGGCATCATCGCCCGCGTCCCGCTCGCCTCGGGCCTGCTGTCGGGCAAGTACACCAAGGACACGGTGTTCCCCGAGAACGACCACCGCACCTACAACCGCCACGGCGAGTCCTTCGACCAGGGCGAGACCTTCTCCGGTGTCGACTACGCGACCGGCGTCGAGGCTGCGGCCGAGTTCTCCGCCCTGGCCCCGGAGGGATGCACCCCGGCCCAGCTGGCCCTGCGCTGGATCCTCCAGCAGCCCGGTGTGACCACGGTGATCCCGGGCGCCCGCTCGGCCGAGCAGGCCCGGGCCAACGCGGCGGCCGCCGCTCTGCCGCCGCTGTCGCAGGAGACGCTCACCGCGATCCGGGACCTCTACGACCGCCGGATCAAGGCGCAGGTGGAGAGCCGCTGGTAGCGGACCGACGTACGCGTGTCACGGTTCCAGGAGCAGCTGCCGTTCCTGTTCCTGGTCGCCGGAGACACTGCCCCGGTCGTGGGCGGTGAACGTGCCCGTGAGGGTGGCGCCCGCGCAGCGGACTGCCTCAGGCGTGCCCTGCACGGTCACCATCACGGGCGCCGAGAGCGGCTCCCTCCTCGGATGACCGGGCGCATGCGACTCCGTACCGACCGTGAAGGCCGCCGTGTGCACGGTGGAGTGCCCGTCGTCGTCCCCCGGGGACTCGGCCGCAGGGCCGAAGGCCGACTCCAGGGCCCGGACGACCGTCTGCGCGTCGGCGGCGCTGCCGCCGCTGAGCGTAAGCGTGAGCTGGGTACCGGACATGGCCGGACCTCCTCCACTGTGGCCACCGTGGTCCTCTGCGAGTACCGCCCCGCAGGTCGTCCAAACGGCCCGGCCGAGATCTGATCGAATCCGGTTCCACGGGGAACCCGGATCGGGACAGGCAGTCAGGACGCGGAGGCCGGGAGGAACCATGGCGGACACCGAGAGCGAGGTCGGCACGCTCGACCGGGGACGGGACGAGACCGAGGAGGAGCGGGCCGACCGCAAGTGGGGCGAGCTCATCCAGGAGGTCCGGGTCGCCCAGACGGGTGTGCAGATCCTGTTCGGCTTTCTGCTGACCGTCGTGTTCACGCCGAGGTACGAGCAGCTGGGCGACACGGAACACACGATCTACATCATCACCGTCGTCCTGGGCGCCGCCGCCACCGGCGCCCTGATCGGCCCGGTGGCCCTGCACCGGATCGTCTCCGGCCGCCAGGTGAAACCCCAGGCGGTGCGCTGGGCCTCACGCCTGACCTTCGCCGGTCTGGTGCTGCTGTTCGCCACCATGATCTCCGCGCTTCTGCTGGTCCTCAGGGTGGCCACCCACGACGGGTACGTGCCCTGGCTGGTCGCGGGGATCGCCGCCTGGTACCTGGCCTGCTGGTTCGTGGTGCCGATGTGGACGCGTCTGCGCTACACCGAGGACTGAGGGTGCACCGCCGCGAGCTGCCGGTCGTGGACGCGGCTCAGCAGGAGCAGCGAGAGGGTCGCCCCGATCAGCGCGCAGAACATGTCCCACTGTGTGTCCCACACATCGCCCTGCGTGGCCAGGAAATCGTCGGCCGCCGCGCCGCCGATCACGGCCGCCGCCCACTCGAACATCTCGAACAGCGCGCTGAAGGCCAGGCAGGCGCACACGGTCAGCGGCGCGAGCCAGCGGCTGCCGCGCAGCGGTGACGTACGGCTCAGCAGCTCCCGTACGAGCAGAGCCGGCACGAAGCCCTGCATGAGGTGGCCGAGCCGGTCGTACGGGTTGCGGTCGAGGCCGAACGTGTCGCGCGCCCAGTCGCCCAGCGGGACCTGCGCGTAGGTGTAGTGGCCGCCCACCATCAGGACGAGGGCGTGCAGCGCGAGCAGAGCGCACAGCAGGTTCGTGAGCGGGAAGCGCCGCCAGGTCAGGATGAGCACGGGCAGCCCGATCAGGATCCAGACGGTCTCCAGGAACCAGGTCGTCAGGTCGTGCGGGTGCCGTACCGAGACCGCGAGCGCGACGGCCACCAGCCCGGCGAGCAGCACCGGAAGGTGCCGCCGCGGGGCGTCGGTGGCCGTCGGGAGGGTGCGGGGGATGTCGTCGACTGCGGGCATCGGAACGCTCCTTGTGGTGGGAGCATCATCGTGGCGGAGCGTTCCGCCCCGGGCATGAGTAGGACTACTCAGCTCGGGGCGCCCGCGCCCTCAGGCGTCACGCGGACGAGGTGCGTGCTCCGCGCAGCGCCGTGATGCACGAGGCGATGGCCTCCTGGAGCTCCTCCAGCTGCTGGACCATGTCGTCCTCGGCGAACTCCTGGACGTCGTCGAAGGTCAGCTCCTCGAACGCCTTCGTGGCCTTCGTCAGACTGCTGTAGAACTTCGTCCGCCGTTCCTGGACGCGCAGTTCGGGGTCGGCCTCGACGGCCTCGACGACGAGGTTCTTGAGGGTGTCGTACGCCTCGGTGGCCCACTCGCCGGTGTCCTCGTCCTCGTCCAGCTCGTCGAGGAGGGACAGATGCCGTTCGGCCTCCTGGCGCAGATCGACGGGCGCTTCGATGGTCTGCCCGGCGGGTGTCTTCACCTGGCCCGACTCGGCGATCTGACGGACGTATCCGACCCGGTCGGCCGACCGGGACTCGGAGGCCACGGCCTTCTTCAGGTCGTCGGTGCGGACGATGTCGCGGGCCAACTCGGCCTGGAGATCCGGGTCTTCCTTGATCCGGTCGAGCAGTGCGTGCCGGGCGGCGCGGGCGGTCGAGGGGTCGGCCATGATCGCGGCCCGCAGCGCGGTGGGGTTCTCCGCGACCTCCAGCGCCTTGGTCGGCCGGATGCCCTCCGCCTCGGCGGCCTCGGTGATGGCGGCGCCGCGCTCCGAACCGGCGCTGGAGCGGGAGCTGTAGTACGTGAGCCACAGGTCGGCGCCCGGGAGTTCGACCTCCGCGCCCGGGGCCAGCGCCTCGAAGTGCGGGACGACACCGTCGTCGGCGGCCTTGTCCCAGGCCTTGTAGTAGCGCATGACCCGCTCGGGCGAGCAGTCGGCGAGAGCGGCGAACTCCTTGGCGGACACCTTCGGCGTCTCACCGGCGGGCTGACCACCGGGCCGCACACTCCGTGCCACCTTCAGCCCGAAGGCCCAGCCCCCGGTCCGCGCGTACGCCCCGAAGTCCTGTGCGTCGCGCGCCACGAGGGGTGACACCTCGGCGGCGTCGAGGGCAGCCTCCACGGACTCGCCGGTCTCGTCGGTCCCGGCGGACGGCTCGGACCACTCGGACCCGTCGAACTCCTCGGACACGGGGGACACGGGTGTCACCTCGGGTGTCTCGGAAGGCTCAGGGATCTCCGACGTTTCGGACGGGGCGATCGCTACGGTCACTGGTGACTCTCCCGGGCAGGCTGGACGGACTTCGAAGGTGCAGACGGGCAGCCTATATGCGTGCATTGACGATGCTTTGACAGACCGGGCCCGACCCCGCCTCCGGCCTGTCACCACGTCCGCACGGCCGGTGGTGGACACGTGTACCCGCCCACAGCTGTACCCGGTTCACTCTCTGAAGGTCCGCAGGAACGCGTCCAGCGCCTGTCGGTTGGCGGTGTCGTTCCAGTCGGCGGCGGGTGTCGTCCAGCGCAGCGAGTAGCCCGTGTTCTGGCCGGTGAGGAAGCCCCGGCCGAATGTACGTATCCGGGTGCCCTCGAAGTCTGACAGCCACTCCATGTCGGCCGCGCTCCGGCCGCGATAGGTCGTCGCCCGGATCGCGCCGATCCGCTGGAAGCCGATGTCCGCCCGGATCAGGACCGGCTCGACGTCCTCGCGCCAGACGGCCACGGGGTCCGAGCGCAGCCGCTCGCTGTAGGTGATGGTCAGGGTGCGCGGGTCGTCCTCGGCGCCGAACACGATGCGGTAGGCGACGTTGCCGGGGGAGACGTCCTCGCTCAGCCGCTTCCACCCCTGGGGGAGGGCGACCGAGAACCCTTCCGGGGCGTTGTACACCCGGAACCCCGCGGGCAGCGCTTCGGCGGTGCCCGCGGTCGCTGAGGGAGTGGGCGTGGGAGACGCGGCCGGCGGCGCCGATGGCGTCGGTGAGGCCGGTACGGAGGGAGAGGGACTCGGTGCGGGGTTCTGGTCGGGGACCGCGGTGTCCCCGCCGGTGGCGGGGAGGGACGGAACGGGGGCGACGACCGGCGGGGTGGTGTCCGCGCCGGATGCCGAGGCGTCGATGCCGGGCAGGTTGTCCGTCGTCGCGAGGACGGCGACGGTGACGGCGGCCAGCGCGGCACCGACGAGGACGATCCTGCGGGGACCGCGCCTGTTCAGGGTCCGGCCGGCGCGCCGCGCGGCGACGGCGGCACCGCCGCCGTGCAGCCGGGCGGCGGGCACCGCTTCGTCCGAGGTGTCGGGTTCGTCCCTGATGACGCGGAGCAGGGCGTCCCGTGCCACCGGAGCGGTCAGCCGTTCCCGGGCGCTCTTGCGCAGCAGCCCCTGGATGACCTGTGCGAGCGGGCCGGCGCGCACCGGGC contains these protein-coding regions:
- a CDS encoding DUF6328 family protein, producing the protein MADTESEVGTLDRGRDETEEERADRKWGELIQEVRVAQTGVQILFGFLLTVVFTPRYEQLGDTEHTIYIITVVLGAAATGALIGPVALHRIVSGRQVKPQAVRWASRLTFAGLVLLFATMISALLLVLRVATHDGYVPWLVAGIAAWYLACWFVVPMWTRLRYTED
- a CDS encoding aldo/keto reductase; its protein translation is MDERVIGRSGQQASVIGLGTWQLGADWGDVEDKDALAVLDAAVESGVTFFDTADVYGDGRSEQTIATFLRGRPELDILVATKMGRRVDQLPENYVLDNFRAWNDRSRRNLGVDRIDLVQLHCPPTPVYSSDEVFDALDTLVEEGRIARYGVSVETCEEALTAIARPGVTSVQIILNAFRMKPLAEVLPAAEKAGVGIIARVPLASGLLSGKYTKDTVFPENDHRTYNRHGESFDQGETFSGVDYATGVEAAAEFSALAPEGCTPAQLALRWILQQPGVTTVIPGARSAEQARANAAAAALPPLSQETLTAIRDLYDRRIKAQVESRW
- a CDS encoding serine/threonine-protein kinase is translated as MVKAHVSTHELVAGRYRLLEVVDRETNRVSWYGEDTASERPVVLTQIQLPPDPREQTARRAIARVTRASEILGLVLPGRVAAVIDVVEEFGTLWTVAQWIDGTPLSELLERQGTFNYVRAARIALEVLDALEAAHREGIVHAELSPGQVFVRDQGPVVVTGFGLAGATSVSRVGAPSYASPEQAHGARPEPSDDLWALGAILYAMAEGRPPFRDRGRPDATLKAVDRLPLRSPVRAGPLAQVIQGLLRKSARERLTAPVARDALLRVIRDEPDTSDEAVPAARLHGGGAAVAARRAGRTLNRRGPRRIVLVGAALAAVTVAVLATTDNLPGIDASASGADTTPPVVAPVPSLPATGGDTAVPDQNPAPSPSPSVPASPTPSAPPAASPTPTPSATAGTAEALPAGFRVYNAPEGFSVALPQGWKRLSEDVSPGNVAYRIVFGAEDDPRTLTITYSERLRSDPVAVWREDVEPVLIRADIGFQRIGAIRATTYRGRSAADMEWLSDFEGTRIRTFGRGFLTGQNTGYSLRWTTPAADWNDTANRQALDAFLRTFRE
- a CDS encoding DUF2238 domain-containing protein; this encodes MPAVDDIPRTLPTATDAPRRHLPVLLAGLVAVALAVSVRHPHDLTTWFLETVWILIGLPVLILTWRRFPLTNLLCALLALHALVLMVGGHYTYAQVPLGDWARDTFGLDRNPYDRLGHLMQGFVPALLVRELLSRTSPLRGSRWLAPLTVCACLAFSALFEMFEWAAAVIGGAAADDFLATQGDVWDTQWDMFCALIGATLSLLLLSRVHDRQLAAVHPQSSV